A region from the bacterium genome encodes:
- a CDS encoding restriction endonuclease subunit S, with amino-acid sequence MMDSSVQIENTLLEQCDHTTLANEELFEYLNGLWRGKKPPYVNVKVLRNTNFNNDGTLSLEDVAELPVEEKQFRIRKLVAGDIILERSGGGPKQPVGRVVFFDLPQEDYSFSNFTTCIRVKDWEVLNPEFLLYYLLSFYNQGNTNELQQRTTGIRNLNFSDYKKIAIPLPMIKEQTSIIFVLRKLQQAIAQQEQIITKTKELKRSLMHRLFTYGLRGEELKETEIGLMPKSWVVKRIENIVEKTSQKDMRKKPDVQFKYIDVSSISNDSFKITGSTTYKGSEAPSRARKIVRVNDVLFATVRPTLKRIAYVGNEFDGEICSTAFCILRSVSTLSSRYLYYCVQRDSFIESLGKLQRGASYPAITDGNIKDQLIPFPTSEEQKDIADILRDIDNKIDHETAKKDMLQELFKSMLQLLMTGQVRVKDIDFGEACE; translated from the coding sequence ATGATGGATTCCTCAGTTCAGATAGAAAATACGTTGTTGGAACAATGCGATCATACTACTCTTGCAAACGAAGAGCTATTCGAATATTTGAATGGATTATGGAGAGGTAAAAAGCCACCATATGTAAATGTCAAAGTATTGCGGAATACAAATTTTAATAATGATGGGACGCTTTCTTTGGAAGATGTGGCTGAATTGCCTGTCGAAGAGAAACAGTTTAGAATAAGAAAATTAGTAGCTGGAGATATTATTTTAGAACGTTCGGGCGGCGGCCCTAAACAGCCTGTTGGCAGGGTTGTATTTTTTGATTTGCCTCAAGAAGATTATTCGTTCAGCAATTTTACTACCTGCATCAGAGTTAAAGATTGGGAAGTCCTCAATCCAGAATTTCTTTTGTACTATCTTCTTAGTTTTTATAATCAAGGTAATACCAATGAATTACAGCAAAGAACCACGGGTATACGTAATCTAAATTTTTCAGATTATAAGAAGATAGCGATCCCTTTGCCTATGATTAAAGAGCAAACCTCAATTATTTTTGTGCTAAGAAAACTCCAACAAGCCATTGCTCAACAGGAACAAATCATCACCAAAACCAAAGAGCTAAAACGGTCGCTGATGCACCGGCTTTTTACCTATGGTTTACGGGGCGAGGAGTTGAAAGAGACGGAGATAGGGTTGATGCCGAAAAGCTGGGTAGTGAAAAGAATAGAAAATATTGTTGAAAAAACTAGTCAAAAAGATATGAGAAAAAAACCAGATGTTCAGTTTAAGTATATTGATGTTTCCAGCATATCAAATGACAGTTTTAAAATAACTGGAAGCACAACTTATAAAGGTTCCGAAGCTCCAAGTCGGGCAAGAAAGATTGTCAGGGTTAATGATGTTCTATTTGCTACTGTTCGGCCGACGTTGAAAAGAATTGCTTATGTGGGAAATGAATTTGATGGTGAGATATGCTCAACGGCTTTTTGTATACTTCGAAGCGTTTCGACATTATCCAGTAGATATTTGTATTATTGTGTACAACGCGATAGTTTCATTGAAAGTCTCGGCAAGTTGCAGAGAGGCGCAAGTTACCCAGCCATCACCGACGGGAATATAAAAGATCAGCTTATACCATTTCCGACGAGTGAAGAACAAAAGGACATTGCTGATATTCTAAGGGATATCGATAATAAAATTGATCATGAGACAGCAAAAAAAGATATGTTGCAGGAATTATTTAAGTCTATGCTTCAACTTCTCATGACCGGTCAAGTCCGGGTCAAGGATATTGATTTTGGAGAAGCCTGTGAATAA
- a CDS encoding PDDEXK nuclease domain-containing protein, which yields MSKKPTIKNNKCYLKIKSILEEARHSVYRHVNFVMVQAYWNIGRVIVKEELKGKSKAEYGEYLLKELSIRLTKDFGKGFTETNLRYMRLFYLSFEIVNAARSQSLPDKIHHALRDESVSTQKDDAVRRELPVVRPELSWTHYRLLLKVDRPDVRKFYLDECIDSNWSTRQLERQINSFYYERLLVSKNKKPVKREADMRAKELSVSPEEQIKDPYVLEFLGLKEISYLKERRLEQALIDHLQKFLLELGRGFSFVARQMRISTETQHFYIDLIFYNYLLKCFVIIDLKTSKLTHQDIGQMDMYVRIFEDKMKQPGDNPTIGIILCTEKDATVVKYSVLKDSRKIFASKYKLYLPSEKELRDEIEREKQILRLSFEKNK from the coding sequence ATGAGTAAAAAACCAACGATTAAAAATAACAAATGCTACTTAAAAATTAAATCCATTCTGGAAGAAGCCCGACACAGCGTCTATAGACATGTCAATTTCGTTATGGTTCAAGCGTATTGGAATATCGGCAGGGTTATTGTTAAGGAAGAGTTAAAAGGTAAAAGCAAAGCTGAATATGGAGAGTATCTTTTAAAGGAACTTTCAATACGTCTAACCAAAGATTTTGGAAAAGGTTTTACTGAAACGAATTTGCGGTATATGCGATTGTTTTACCTATCATTCGAGATTGTGAACGCAGCGCGTTCACAATCTTTGCCTGACAAAATTCATCACGCACTGCGTGATGAATCTGTATCTACTCAAAAAGATGACGCAGTGCGTCGAGAATTACCAGTGGTTCGTCCGGAGCTATCATGGACACATTACCGTCTGCTCCTTAAAGTAGATCGACCTGATGTTCGTAAATTCTATCTGGATGAGTGCATAGACTCAAACTGGAGCACACGGCAATTGGAGAGGCAAATCAACTCTTTTTATTATGAGCGTCTTCTGGTAAGCAAAAATAAGAAACCTGTTAAGCGTGAGGCTGACATGCGGGCAAAAGAACTGTCTGTATCTCCTGAAGAACAGATTAAAGATCCGTATGTTCTAGAATTTTTAGGATTAAAAGAAATCTCCTATCTTAAGGAAAGACGGCTTGAACAAGCGCTGATAGATCATCTACAAAAATTTCTTTTGGAACTGGGACGCGGTTTTTCTTTTGTCGCCAGACAGATGCGCATATCCACCGAAACACAGCATTTTTATATTGACCTCATTTTTTATAATTATCTTCTCAAGTGTTTTGTCATCATTGATCTTAAAACCAGTAAATTGACGCATCAAGATATTGGCCAGATGGATATGTATGTCCGTATTTTTGAGGATAAAATGAAGCAGCCCGGAGATAATCCCACCATTGGTATAATTCTTTGTACGGAAAAAGACGCAACCGTCGTTAAATATTCTGTGCTTAAAGACAGCAGGAAAATATTCGCTTCAAAGTATAAGCTCTATTTGCCAAGCGAAAAAGAGTTGAGGGATGAAATTGAGCGGGAAAAACAGATATTAAGGTTATCTTTTGAGAAAAATAAATGA
- a CDS encoding DEAD/DEAH box helicase, with protein MKQHWIFDALGEEKLKQARQIADQYLVSCAMKNVCGSQTVISEDKLKTIEKALEALELAGIDLQGVAFDPKKDKRDDRECFHWVCREAFFLMRALPLPKDEIERAKHVLRLISFAYLGQRWADVKRWLDETPAVWEVKLKESTEWDKRLFGVIYDSWLYLIRKKGWSDLNKVTENIVRLREEQKQYEKQYLNEDKNVSVKGAAWEVVSLYHLAKATELLGQYMLQGTPKEIQEQLDFHFEKGIFGSQNAFLMEMEVLMRWLHLTSKQMAFNSLWMVVARVNSRVKTYVEIITKSSKPMFELLPPQRAAILEQGLLEPAHRAVVVDMPTSSGKTALAEFRMLQALNQYQDQQGWIAYVVPTRTLVNQICARLRRNLGHPNLNIKIVKMSGAVEIDGFEDAILAKDSKFDVLVTTPEKLDLIIRDDVEKKMNRPLALVVLDEAHNIGDKERGLKIELLLSIIRRECKDAKFLLLTPYIKNSEEVAGWLDPESPGTISFELLWQPNDRVVGYVFPVKGSQPREWKLSYKTLMTSHATIDLPDQIALGESETPLDITWSDVKGSKTYITAAVSNIFKKRGAVIAVARIIRDAWSLARMLYENSSDKPVLDEKVKLVQRFIAVEMGNDFELIKMLNRGIGVHHSGLSDEIRFLMEWLTEEGLIDVLVATTTIAQGINFPVSSIFLASLSYPWTKSMPTRDFWNLAGRAGRFDQETLGIIGITAESNEEDINKIKQFVGQAGENLVSTLVGLYKEATKTGEVLNLEQLVYMPQWSAFVQYLAHIYRQSKGLTDFTSNAELIMRHTYGYQCIKKQDPQAANVIVQAVKTYARKLSDNPGLVTLADQTGFSPEAVGSAIVQLKGLNLNQEMWNASNLFGGDKSPLKNLVGVMLTIPEVKNRLEEVSGAHGLKKEMIASITRDWVNGATMEQLAKKYFMLEANKNFTIALSECCSAIYGKLTNSATWGMAALQKLPNSGIDFEKLTTEQKRIINNLPAMIYYGVSSEEALVMRMNSVPRSIADNTGKKFKTEIGSIDNESPAKAADWLNKLSEEAWQTIIPAGVKATGKDYQIIWKKFNGIE; from the coding sequence ATGAAGCAACATTGGATTTTTGATGCTTTAGGTGAAGAAAAGCTGAAACAGGCTAGGCAGATAGCTGACCAATATCTTGTTTCTTGCGCAATGAAGAATGTTTGTGGTTCTCAGACAGTGATTTCTGAAGATAAGCTGAAGACTATCGAAAAAGCTTTAGAAGCTCTTGAGTTGGCAGGCATTGATTTACAGGGCGTTGCTTTTGATCCTAAGAAGGATAAGCGTGACGACAGAGAATGTTTCCATTGGGTTTGTAGAGAAGCATTCTTTTTGATGCGAGCATTACCTCTTCCTAAAGATGAGATAGAAAGAGCAAAGCATGTGCTCAGGCTTATTTCTTTTGCATATCTGGGACAGCGGTGGGCTGATGTTAAGAGATGGCTTGATGAAACTCCTGCTGTTTGGGAAGTTAAATTAAAAGAGTCTACAGAATGGGACAAACGCCTATTCGGGGTTATCTATGATAGTTGGCTTTATCTTATAAGAAAAAAAGGATGGAGCGATTTAAACAAAGTTACAGAAAATATTGTCCGCTTAAGAGAAGAACAGAAACAATATGAGAAACAATATTTGAATGAGGATAAAAATGTTTCTGTAAAAGGTGCCGCTTGGGAAGTCGTTTCTTTATATCATTTGGCCAAAGCAACAGAACTTTTAGGCCAATACATGCTTCAAGGTACACCAAAGGAAATTCAGGAGCAACTTGATTTCCATTTTGAAAAAGGAATCTTTGGGAGCCAGAATGCCTTTTTAATGGAAATGGAAGTATTAATGAGATGGCTTCACTTGACTTCAAAACAGATGGCATTTAATTCACTTTGGATGGTCGTTGCCAGAGTCAATTCCAGAGTTAAGACTTACGTGGAGATTATTACTAAATCAAGCAAACCAATGTTTGAACTACTCCCTCCTCAGAGAGCTGCTATTCTTGAGCAGGGGTTACTTGAACCTGCGCATCGAGCTGTAGTTGTAGACATGCCTACTTCCAGTGGTAAAACTGCCCTTGCGGAATTTAGAATGCTCCAGGCTCTTAACCAATATCAAGACCAGCAAGGTTGGATTGCTTATGTTGTTCCAACCAGAACTCTCGTTAATCAAATCTGTGCGAGATTACGAAGAAATTTAGGGCATCCAAATTTGAATATTAAAATAGTCAAAATGAGTGGAGCTGTTGAGATTGATGGCTTTGAAGATGCGATTCTTGCAAAAGATTCTAAATTTGATGTTTTAGTTACGACTCCAGAAAAGCTTGATCTAATAATTCGTGATGACGTAGAGAAAAAAATGAATCGTCCTCTTGCATTAGTTGTGTTGGATGAAGCGCATAATATTGGAGACAAGGAGAGAGGGCTTAAAATAGAGCTTTTATTGTCTATTATAAGACGAGAGTGTAAAGATGCAAAATTTCTTTTGCTCACGCCATACATAAAGAACAGTGAGGAAGTGGCAGGTTGGTTAGACCCTGAAAGTCCCGGCACAATAAGTTTTGAACTTTTATGGCAGCCTAACGACAGAGTTGTGGGATATGTTTTCCCTGTCAAAGGCTCTCAGCCTAGAGAATGGAAACTTTCATATAAGACATTAATGACTTCTCATGCAACTATTGATTTGCCAGATCAGATTGCGCTAGGAGAATCAGAAACACCTTTAGATATCACTTGGTCAGATGTCAAGGGAAGTAAAACTTATATTACTGCGGCAGTATCAAATATATTCAAGAAACGAGGCGCGGTTATTGCAGTAGCCAGAATCATTAGGGATGCTTGGTCTTTAGCAAGGATGCTTTATGAGAATTCTTCTGATAAGCCAGTTTTAGATGAAAAAGTAAAACTTGTGCAACGATTTATCGCTGTTGAAATGGGAAATGATTTTGAACTCATAAAGATGCTAAATAGGGGCATTGGTGTTCATCACTCAGGACTATCCGATGAGATTAGGTTTTTAATGGAGTGGTTAACTGAAGAAGGTTTGATTGATGTTCTTGTTGCAACTACGACAATTGCTCAAGGGATCAATTTCCCAGTTTCTTCCATATTTTTGGCTTCTCTTTCTTATCCATGGACAAAAAGTATGCCCACGCGTGATTTCTGGAACTTAGCGGGCAGAGCTGGAAGATTTGATCAAGAGACCCTTGGAATTATAGGGATTACTGCTGAATCAAACGAAGAAGATATAAATAAAATTAAACAATTTGTCGGTCAAGCAGGAGAAAACCTGGTCTCTACGTTAGTAGGTCTTTACAAAGAAGCAACTAAAACTGGAGAGGTGCTCAATTTAGAACAATTAGTCTATATGCCTCAATGGTCGGCATTTGTTCAATACCTTGCGCACATCTACAGACAGAGTAAAGGGCTTACTGATTTTACTTCTAATGCTGAATTGATTATGCGACACACATATGGATATCAATGTATAAAGAAACAAGATCCGCAAGCAGCAAATGTAATAGTTCAAGCGGTAAAAACATATGCTAGAAAATTAAGCGATAATCCGGGATTGGTTACATTGGCAGATCAGACGGGATTTTCGCCAGAAGCGGTGGGTAGCGCTATTGTTCAATTGAAGGGATTAAACTTAAATCAGGAAATGTGGAATGCTAGCAATCTTTTTGGAGGAGATAAAAGCCCGCTCAAGAACCTCGTGGGAGTAATGCTTACCATCCCCGAAGTCAAAAATAGACTAGAAGAAGTTTCAGGCGCTCATGGACTCAAAAAAGAAATGATTGCATCAATTACTCGAGATTGGGTAAATGGCGCTACAATGGAACAACTCGCAAAAAAATACTTTATGCTTGAAGCTAATAAGAATTTTACCATTGCTTTGAGCGAATGTTGCAGCGCCATTTACGGAAAACTGACTAACTCTGCAACATGGGGTATGGCAGCGCTACAAAAACTTCCCAATTCAGGAATAGATTTTGAAAAACTTACAACTGAACAAAAAAGAATAATAAATAATCTTCCAGCTATGATTTATTATGGGGTCAGTTCAGAAGAAGCACTTGTAATGCGAATGAACTCTGTTCCGAGAAGCATCGCTGATAACACAGGTAAGAAATTTAAGACTGAAATCGGCTCTATTGATAATGAGAGTCCTGCTAAAGCTGCTGACTGGTTAAATAAATTGTCTGAAGAAGCTTGGCAGACAATTATCCCTGCAGGAGTTAAAGCCACAGGTAAAGATTATCAAATAATCTGGAAAAAATTTAACGGAATTGAATAA
- a CDS encoding class I SAM-dependent DNA methyltransferase yields the protein MLDIKTLESWLWDGACSIRGAVDAPKFKDYILPLIFVKRISDVFEDELKRLSDEFGDEKIAHDLAQKDHKLVRFFIPRSSTWPEIRKKTKNIGEELTDAIRAIAKENPKLQGVIDIVDFNAKVSGQRIIDDGKLSQFIEVISRHRVGLKDAEPDILGRAYEYLLRKFAEGQGQSAGEFYTPKEVGWVMAYCLDPKQGQEVYDPTCGSGGLLVKCQLALKEKEKKISKPLHLYGQEQNYVTYAMAKMNMFIHDMEGDIAIGDTLISPKFLDGSALKKFDLVVANPMWNQDGYDTQFYEGDTFSRFDSGYPPAGSADWGWVQHMFTSLNDNGRVAVVLDTGAVSRGSGNQGSNREKDIRKKFVDNDWIEAVLLLPENLFYNTTAPGIVLFLNKNKPKEKKNKIMLINASLEFKKGRPKNFIPDDKIKKIAKVFHDWKDIEKFVKIIAKDEAAKNDYNLSPSRYVGNGQDEEYRDAEEILIELAELEQDRAKTDKELNSILKKIGYKGFLK from the coding sequence ATGCTCGACATAAAAACACTTGAGTCATGGTTGTGGGATGGGGCGTGTAGTATTCGCGGGGCGGTGGATGCGCCGAAATTCAAGGACTACATTTTGCCGCTTATTTTTGTAAAGCGCATCTCAGATGTATTCGAGGATGAGCTTAAACGCTTGAGCGATGAGTTCGGTGATGAAAAGATCGCTCATGATTTAGCGCAGAAGGATCACAAGCTTGTCCGCTTTTTTATTCCCCGGTCTTCAACATGGCCTGAGATACGCAAAAAAACAAAGAATATCGGAGAAGAATTAACCGACGCTATCCGCGCAATTGCCAAAGAAAACCCAAAATTGCAGGGCGTAATTGATATTGTTGATTTTAACGCCAAGGTTAGCGGGCAGAGGATTATTGATGATGGGAAGCTGAGTCAGTTCATTGAAGTTATTAGCCGTCACAGAGTCGGATTAAAGGATGCTGAACCGGACATTCTTGGAAGAGCTTACGAATATCTTTTACGTAAATTCGCTGAAGGGCAAGGCCAGAGTGCGGGCGAGTTTTATACTCCCAAAGAAGTGGGCTGGGTGATGGCGTATTGTCTTGACCCGAAGCAGGGGCAGGAGGTGTATGACCCGACATGCGGTTCGGGCGGGCTTCTTGTTAAATGTCAGCTTGCTTTAAAAGAAAAAGAAAAGAAAATTTCAAAGCCGCTTCATCTTTACGGGCAGGAACAGAACTATGTTACCTATGCCATGGCCAAGATGAATATGTTTATCCATGATATGGAAGGTGATATTGCTATCGGTGATACTCTAATAAGCCCGAAGTTTCTTGATGGAAGCGCGCTTAAAAAATTCGACCTTGTGGTTGCCAATCCTATGTGGAATCAGGATGGTTATGACACGCAGTTTTATGAAGGGGATACATTTAGCCGTTTTGACTCAGGCTATCCTCCGGCAGGATCAGCTGATTGGGGTTGGGTCCAGCATATGTTCACATCCCTTAATGATAACGGACGCGTAGCTGTAGTTCTTGATACAGGAGCGGTTTCCCGCGGTTCAGGCAATCAAGGCTCAAACCGTGAAAAAGATATTCGTAAAAAGTTTGTGGACAACGACTGGATTGAAGCAGTGCTTTTACTTCCCGAAAACCTTTTTTATAACACCACTGCACCGGGTATTGTGCTTTTCCTGAATAAAAATAAGCCAAAAGAAAAGAAAAACAAAATCATGCTCATCAATGCCTCGCTTGAATTTAAAAAAGGCAGACCAAAGAATTTTATCCCTGACGACAAGATTAAGAAAATTGCCAAGGTGTTTCACGACTGGAAAGATATAGAAAAGTTCGTCAAAATCATCGCCAAAGATGAGGCAGCTAAGAATGACTATAACCTGAGTCCATCTCGTTATGTTGGTAACGGACAGGACGAAGAATACCGGGATGCGGAGGAGATTCTCATTGAACTTGCTGAGCTCGAACAAGATCGTGCCAAGACGGACAAAGAACTGAACAGCATATTAAAGAAGATTGGATATAAGGGATTTTTGAAATGA